Proteins from a genomic interval of Nematostella vectensis chromosome 5, jaNemVect1.1, whole genome shotgun sequence:
- the LOC5508959 gene encoding degenerin deg-1 isoform X2, translated as MSQNEEKCRQTVSGLIWDFFGQTTAHGFGRIANTKSRLRRMFWVCLVMAAFGMFSLQIYDLLMIYLSRPIGTQIWMKHAPSIAFPAVTLCNFNIVRRSQITSELAGSFENFITPNISDVDDARSLRKRRQSVDGCSCGCYLKCRNFHDPHRNTPEPATTCAPVPTTIPTTATTTEPTTVPTTIPTTIPTTLPTTEPTTAPTTPEPTTLEPTDPPTTEAPTTLPPGVTPAPTEKPLTIEEKKEQAFTGEVSQPDPATLDKQTLKTEELVLSLATKPEDMLMEVGHQFNDMVLSCTYRGIPCTNYTENLWSRFWHYRYGNCYVFNSGKDWQGEPKPILRSNKPGPASGLTLELNAEQHEYVGQLSHEAGMRVLISTQGEMPSPLEKGISVSPGFSTTTGIRLTNILRADPFNNKSCLSSDDIDPENLYRKRYNVSYSRTTCMDSCLAHKQVDMCGCLEYRFPNIDNRIVCDILDIDVIRCLNKVQSLYQDNKLGCSEKCRPPCNEEVFKLSISSARWPTDDYEAHFLDELKEEKGFVLPANADARAYFVKLQIFYEELNHEVIEEYRSYELVNFVSDIGGQLGLWIGISALTASEFIELLIVIALHLLRKVTRIGLINNSAEQPADTNPCYLDDITLTGDLKERRGALTESNTSLTVRYLAEVARKRNKKGQKEKREASWHIDEEAFPCYRDQATIHPNVESNTSLSVRYLDDIVQKKSKQKKRSKGDTSMVQKGDGHRGDLSVRRGELTESSGSLTVRYLAEVASKRKR; from the exons ATGAGTCAAAATGAAGAAAAGTGTCGTCAAACCGTGAGCGGTCTTATATGGGATTTCTTCGGCCAAACAACAGCACATGGATTTGGGAGAATTGCTAATACCAAGTCCAGGTTACGTCGAATGTTTTGGGTGTGTCTTGTGATGGCGGCGTTTggtatgttttctttacaaatctATGATTTGCTTATGATCTACCTCAGTAGACCGATTGGAACACAAATTTGGATGAAGCATGCCCCG AGTATCGCATTTCCTGCAGTGACTCTATGCAATTTCAACATAGTCCGAAGGTCTCAGATAACCAGTGAATTGGCAGGATCATTCGAGAACTTTATAACGCCAA ATATCAGCGATGTTGATGATGCAAGAAGCTTGCGCAAAAGAAGGCAATCAGTAGACGGCTGCTCGTGTGGCTGTTACCTCAAGTGTAGAAATTTCCATGACCCTCACAGAAATACCCCAGAGCCGGCCACTACTTGTGCACCCGTACCAACAACGATCCCTACCACAGCAACTACCACTGAGCCAACAACAGTGCCAACTACGATACCAACAACTATTCCCACTACTTTGCCAACCACGGAGCCCACAACCGCCCCTACCACCCCAGAGCCGACTACCCTGGAGCCCACAGACCCGCCAACAACTG AAGCGCCGACTACATTACCTCCAGGCGTCACTCCAGCTCCTACAG AGAAACCCTTGACAATCGAGGAGAAAAAGGAGCAGGCTTTCACGGGCGAGGTATCCCAGCCCGACCCGGCCACCTTGGACAAACAGACGCTTAAAACAGAGGAGCTGGTACTGAGCTTAGCAACCAAGCCAGAGGATATGTTGATGGAGGTTGGGCACCAGTTTAACGACATGGTGCTGTCGTGTACCTATCGTGGCATTCCTTGCAC CAACTACACAGAGAATCTGTGGAGTCGATTCTGGCATTATCGCTATGGCAACTGCTACGTGTTCAATTCGGGGAAGGACTGGCAAGGGGAACCCAAACCGATCCTGCGATCCAACAAACCGGGACCCGCCAGCG GACTTACACTTGAGCTAAACGCCGAGCAACACGAGTATGTCGGTCAGCTGTCTCACGAAGCAGGCATGCGCGTTCTGATTTCCACCCAAGGCGAGATGCCGTCACCATTAGAGAAAGGCATCAGCGTATCACCCGGGTTTTCCACCACTACGGGCATTAGATTG ACGAATATACTACGTGCGGATCCCTTCAACAACAAAAGCTGCCTGAGCAGTGATGATATCGACCCCGAGAATCTGTACAGGAAGCGATATAATGTGTCCTATTCACGCACG ACGTGCATGGACTCGTGTCTCGCTCACAAGCAGGTGGACATGTGTGGATGTCTTGAATACAGATTCCCTAACATCGATAACCGGATAGTTTGTGATATCCTTGACATCGACGTCA TCAGGTGTCTGAACAAGGTTCAGTCGCTGTACCAAGACAATAAACTCGGCTGCTCCGAGAAATGCCGCCCTCCTTGCAA TGAAGAAGTGTTTAAACTTTCAATTTCATCGGCGAGATGGCCTACAGATGATTATgag GCACATTTTCTAGACGAgcttaaagaagaaaaaggattTGTTCTCCCGGCAAACGCAGACGCCAG GGCTTATTTCGTGAAGCTTCAGATATTCTACGAGGAGCTGAACCACGAGGTTATCGAGGAGTACAGGTCCTACGAG CTTGTGAATTTCGTGTCGGATATCGGAGGTCAGCTTGGGCTATGGATCGGCATCTCGGCACTAACGGCCTCAGAGTTCATCGAGCTTCTCATCGTCATTGCCTTGCACCTCTTGCGCAAGGTGACGCGAATAGGATTAATCAATAATTCCGCTGAACAGCCTGCGGACACCAACCCATGTTACCTAGACGATATCACTTTAACCGGTGATTTGAAAGAGCGGCGCGGTGCATTGACGGAATCTAACACTTCTCTTACTGTAAGATATCTTGCTGAGGTAGCGCGTAAGAGGAACAAGAAAGGTCAAAAGGAGAAGAGAGAAGCGTCTTGGCACATAGACGAGGAGGCGTTCCCTTGTTATCGAGATCAAGCCACTATTCACCCGAATGTTGAGTCAAACACCTCACTTTCAGTTAGGTACCTTGATGACATCGTACAAAAGAAAAGCAAGCAGAAAAAGCGCTCCAAAGGTGACACCAGCATGGTGCAAAAGGGCGATGGACATCGCGGAGACTTGAGCGTGAGGCGCGGGGAGCTGACTGAGTCCAGCGGATCGCTTACGGTGCGGTACCTCGCGGAAGTAGCcagcaaaagaaaaagataG